The Mangrovibacterium diazotrophicum DNA window AAAAGAGTTCCTGAACTTTTGGCAAGAGCAATACCCGCAAAGTAACGCCTGGGTGAAATACAGTCAGAAGCTTTCCAATTAATTCAACAATACAGAAAACAGAAGCCACATGTTCAAAAATCTAATTTATCAAATCCACCTGTACCTGGGAATCGCCAGCTCTATCATCATGATCGTTTTGTGTCTGACGGGAACCATTCTTGTTTTCGAAGAAGAGTTTATCGATGCGTTCGATCAATCCTACCGCGTTTCGCAAAACGAAGGGAGCAACAGGTTGACGCTGGATGAAAAGATTGCCAAAGTAGAAGCGTCGACCGGGAAGACGGTGAGCGGCATGATGATTTACCCCGAACCAGAAAAGAACCACACTTTTGTGTTGTCTGCATCGGGCACCGGAACCCCCGAAGGCGGACACGCCCGCCCGCAGCAGGTGTGGATTGATTCGTACACCGGCGATTTGGTTGCCAAACCGGAAACCGGAACGGCAGACGGCTTCTTCCACTGGGTGATGCAACTGCACCGCTGGCTTTTGCTCGACAAAAAAGTGGGCCGTCCAATAACAGGTGCAGCCACGGTCATCTTCCTGATATTGTCGATAACCGGGCTTATTTTATACGCTCCGGCCAAACTTTCAAGATGGTTGAAACGAGGCAGCTGGTTCCCAATAATTGGGTTAAAAAAGGCGGGGAATACCAACCTGATTCTCCATAAAAACTACGGTTGGTATGCGCTTTTGCCACTTTTACTGATGGGCTTTTCTGCTTTAATCTGGTCGTACCCGGGCTACTATTCCGCCCTGGAGAAATTGCTCGGCGACCAATTGGGGAAACAACGATTCGACAAAACCATCCCATTGAATTATCAAGCCGATAGCCTGGCTCAGCGCTTGTCCATCGAAGAATTGATTGCCGACGCAGATGAAGCACTCCCCTATCAAACAAAGATTTATCGAATCGACCTCCCCAAAACGAAGGATGAGAGCATCATGATCCGGAAAAAAAGTGCAGCGTTCGTGGCCTACGATGCCGCCGACAAAATCCAGATCGATCCCTACAATGGAGAAATACTTTCAGTTGATGAGTTTAAAAACTGGAGTTTCCGACAGAAAGTGGCGGCATTGATCCGGACAATTCACATCGGATCTTTCATCGGCCTCACGTCGAAAATCATTTATTTCCTCGCCGCATTGATCGCCACATCCCTTCCCGTTACCGGCCTACTGCTGTGGTTTAAGAAACTTCGTTCTAAAAAGAAACGCAGACAAGTGCAACTCGTTTAAACATGACGCCAACGTTAAATAAGCCATCGCAACGAATATCGAAATTTCTAAATAACTGAATGTTTTCGGTAAGTTTGAGAACAATTTCCCGGTTGGAACATTTATAGATTACAAAAGAGGATTTGAAATGACAGACTTTCTATTGAAATACATTAACGAGCTGGTTTACCTGATGAATGAAATGGCGCCCTGGCTTTTGCTCGGGCTTGTTTTCGCAGGATTGCTCAAAGTGTTTTTTCCGCAGGACAAAGTTCAAAAGTACATGGGAAAGTCGAACACGAAATCGGCTGTTAACGCGTCGATTCTGGGAATCCCTATGCCCTTGTGCAGCTGCGGGGTCATCCCTACCGGAATCTCGTTTTTTCGGAACGGAGCCTCTAAAGGTGCAACCAACTCATTTCTGATTTCAACGCCGCAAACCGGAGTTGATTCAATATTCGCCACCTACTCGATGCTGGGTTGGCCTTTCGCGGTTCTGCGCCCGATTGTCGCTTTTGTAACCGGTATTGCCGGTGGTATTCTGACCAACTGGCTGGTGAAAGAAAAACCGGCTCCCAAAGTGGCGCCGAAACCTGCTTTTGCGGGCTTTGCCATGGCTGCACAGCCTACCAAACCGGCAACCGGAAGCTTGCTGACGGTAGCACCTCAGGTTCAATCCAAGTCAACAAATGGTGCTACCTGCAACGACACCTCCTGTGGTTGTCACAGCGAGCCACCAAAAGGAAATGCTTTTGTGCAGGCAACGCACTACGCTTTTATCGAATTGTTGCAGGATATTGCCAAATGGCTGATCATCGGCTTCCTGATTGCAGCATTGATTTCGGTTATTCTTCCAGACGACTTTTTCAGTCGGTTTCATGGGCTCGGGTTTCTGGAAATCCTCGTGATTTTGGCAGCTTCAGTTCCAATCTATATTTGTGCAACCGGGTCAATTCCGATCGCCGCCGTGTTGTTGCTGAAAGGTGTTTCGCCCGGTGCAGCGCTGGTATTCCTCATGGCTGGCCCGGCAACCAATGTGGCTACGATCTCGGTTATCGGCAACACGATGGGGCGCAAATCCCTGCTGGTTTATTTGGGAACAATCATCGGCGGGGCCATTATCTTTGGCATGTTGACGAATTGGTTGATTCCAGCCGATTTCATTCTAAGCAAAGTCATGCATATTCACAACGGCGAGCACGAAATGCTTCCGATGTGGGTGCAAATCGGTTCGTCTATCGTGCTGATCGGTTCGCTTATTTTTGGCTACTTTTACCAGCGTTACGAAAAAACAAATCAAAAAGCCACCGCTATGGACTTCAAAACATTAAAAATCGAAGGCATGACTTGCTCACACTGCGAAGCAAGCGTTACCCGCAACCTGATGAAACTGGACGGAATCGACGAAGTGATTGCCGACAAAAATACGTCGGAGGTAAAAGTATCGGGTAAGAAAATCGATTTGAAAGCAATTGAAAAAGTAGTCGACGAAATTGGCTACCACTACAAAGGCGAAATTTAATGCAATTCATTCAACTTGGTTTAATTATTCTTAGCCTGGTTCCAACCTTGGCCACGTTACTGCTCGCCTACCAAATCATGCGGGCAGGTTTTAGTGCATTGGGAAAACCGAGCATCAACAGCGCTCTTTTCTATTATTCAAAATCGGTTGTTGCGCTCGTATTTGCCTTATTAATCATCGTATCCTTTTTCCCGGGGTTCTTTCTGGCAATGCCTCTTCTGATTCAGAATGACATTGCCGCCGTTCAAAAACTGATGAGTATGATCTTCCTTTTCGCCGGAAACATTTTACTGCTGCCAGCTTACTACACCATGGGAATTTTCACGCGCGTTGGCTTACCAACAAGCGAGCATGTATTGCAAACAGAAGGTGTTTACCGGGTCACCCGAAACCCCATGTACACCAGTTTCTTTTTCTTCTTTGCGGCCGGTTTCCTGTTGATTCCTTCAATTTTACTGGCGGTATTGATGTTGGTTGCTCTCATTCTTCATCATCGTATCATTAAAAAAGAAGAAGTTTATTTGAAATCCGCTTTTGGAGAAGTCTATCTGGATTATAAATCACAAGTCGCGCGCTATTTATAATATTCTCTACTTCCTTCATCAAGGGAAATCGATTTGAATAATAGGAGCCGGGAATTCCAATTGCCGACCGTCAAAATGAACTTGCGACCGGCGAGGCGGAACCCGCTGTACCCGGATTAAGATTTGAACACCGTTTGAATCCGACTTTTCGTCTTTATGAAATCCAGCGGATTTTCACATTTGTAGCTATCACCCCCCCTCGTAGTACTATGCGACTCCTACGATGTCGTTTAAAAAGGTATTTCTGCTCTATAAACATCCGATGCCAGCAGTTTTCGGTGTCCGCAACGGTTAATCAGCGAGAACAGCTTAAACAACTCAAATCACTTCAAAATTTTTGTCGAATTTCTTTACCCCAAATAAGAAAGTCCCGACCAATGGCCAGGACTTTCAGGAGATTACGTTGTAAATTAAACTAAACTATGGTGAAAAAGTAAAAATGTCGTTAGTTTGCCTGTGCTTTGAAATTCGCGAGTCCTTCGTCCAGGAACTTCACAAAGTTATCCGCATTTAGGTCGTAAGCTTTAGGCTCAGTTAATTCCTTGCCTGCATGATCCAGTAATACGTAGTAAGGCTGTGCATTCACACCAAAACGCGTAATCTGGAAGTCGGCATACTTCTTACCGATCGTTTTCTTAACACGACCATCGTAGCTTGAAGTCACCCACTCGCCTTCGGGCAATTCCTTTTTATCGTCTACATAAAGTGCAATAATCACGTAGTCATTCATCATGCGTTGAAGCACGCGCGGATCCGACCACACATTGGCTTCCATTTCTCGGCAATTTACACAGCCGTGCCCGGTGAAATCGATGAACACGGGTTTGTTCACTTTCTTGGCATAAGCCATCCCTTCTTCGTAATCGAAGAAACCTTCCAGACCGTGTGGCAAATGCAGGAATTCACGGTATTTGGGTTTCACGTCAAGGCCAGTCACTTTTCCATTGCCGGCACCCCCACTCAACTTAATTTCTTCGCGAACAACCGTGCGCAAATCAAAATCGTGCGTCGACATTGGCGGCATATAACCGGAAATAGCTTTCAGTGGTGCACCGAACATACCCGGGATCAGGTAAATGACGAAAGCAAAAGACGCGATCGACAACATTAGTCGGGGAACCGTAACGTGTTTCACATCGCTATCGTGCGAGAATTTCAATTTACCCAGTAAGTAAAAACCGAGCAAAGTGAAAATAACGATCCAGATCGCCAGGTACACCTCGCGGTCCAAAATACCCCAGTGGTAAGTTTGATCGGCAACGCTCAGGAATTTCAAGCCCAAGGCCAATTCCAGGAAACCCAATACTACTTTCACCGAATTCAACCAACCGCCTGATTTGGGCAGACTGTTCAACCAACCCGGGAAAAGCGCGAATAAAGTAAACGGTAAAGCGAAGGCCATCGAGAATCCAAACATTCCAACAATCGGCTTCAACACGGCACCACCTGCCGACTGCACTAAAATAGCACCAACAATTGGCCCGGTACACGAGAATGACACCAACACCAACGTCAAGGCCATGAAAAAGGAGCCCATAAAACCGCCTTTATCAACCTGACTATCCGATTTGTTTACCAACCAACTTGGCAATACAATCTCGAACATTCCGAAGAATGAAAAAGCGAAAATCATAAACACCAGGAAGAAGATAATATTCGGAATCCAGTGTGTACTCAACCAGTTTGCGATGTCAGGTCCAAAGATCAGCGCAACGACTGTTCCAACGATGGTATAAATTGCGATGATAGATATTCCGTAGAAAATCGCGTACATGCGCGACTTGGCTTTTGTGTCGCCACTATGCATGAAAAACGAAACCGTCATCGGGATCATTGGGAACACACAGGGCGTAAGGATGGCTGCCAAGCCGGCTAAAAAAGAAAAGAACAAGAACATCCAGAGATTTTCGGCTGATCCTTCTTTTCCTTTATCAGTTAAAACTTTGCCTTCAGCAGCAGGAGTAGATTCTACTTTCTCTGCAATATCAATTGTTGACGCCACTGCGCCTGCAGCACTATCATCTGTTGTTTCAGTTACCGCTTCTGACACTTCCCCTGAAGTGGTTTCGACAACTTCAGTTACTTCCTTTTTTTTTTCGGGAACCGCAGTTTCCTTTACAGCTGGTTTTGCTGCTTCCTTTTCGGTAGCGGTGTATGCTTTTGTTTTAAAACTGAAATCAACTTCGGTTGGCGGCAGACAGGTTTCGTCGTTACAGCACATGAACTCCAGGTAACCGTCAATCGTTACCGGCTCGGTTGTTTTCAATTTTACAACTTGAATAAATTCCGCTTTTTTTCCGAAATACCGCAACTCCATTTGGAAGGTATCATCGAACTTATCGATCGGCGCGGGATTAGTTGTCATTTTACCAACAAACTCAATTTGCGAATTGTCATTAAAATGAAACGAGGTTGGAACAGGTCCACCTTCCGGCAATTGGGTGTCATAAAGATGCCATCCCTCATCGATTGTGGCTTTGAAAATTAATTGAACCTCGTCACCATTCTGTTTCGAGTCGAACGACCACTTCACGGGTTCCTGAATTTGGGCGAAAGATTGCAGCGCAATCAACGCTAGCAAAATTAAAGCTGAAAATTTCTTCATAATTGACGTTAAAGTATTTCGTAGAAATCAAAAATTCGAACTCTATGTGAGCGTAAACATTACTTCCTCACATTCCACAGCTCAAAAGTAAATGCTCTGCGACTAATCGTCAATTATACAAGGTTCCAAAACTGGCTGGAAAAGGTTGAAAAAGGGTCTAGACCCTTTTAATTTAGTTTATTTCTGGCTGTTAAAAAGGAGGATAGCCTCTTTGCGGTTCGCCACGCCAAGTCGTTTGTAGAGGTTGTTTATATGCGTTTTTACGGTACTCAGCTCGATAAAAAGATCGGCTGCAATCTCCTTATTCGTTTTGCCGGCAGCAAGACTTTCCCAAATCTTGCGTTCTTTCTCGGTTAACAACTGGCCATAGTCAATCTTCTCCTCTACTTCTTTCCGACTTTTTAGTTTCCAGATCCAAAGCAGCAAAGCTATAATTAAAATAGACTGCCCCCAGATAATCCAGGTTCGCCAGGGTTTCGTAATTTTCGGAATTTCGCAGACCAAATCCCGATAGCCAACCAAGCTGTTCAGCAAATCGTCATAGGCGGCGGTATACAACGCTTTCGGATATGCGGCTTTCATGCGCTCCTGAAAATCGAAGTAGAAATTCGCATTACGTAAAAAGTCAGTTTCCCGATCATCGATATGGTACACGGCAAACAATCCAACCATTGGATCCTCGCACTTCACTACAAAATCACGAATACTACGATTCAAACTCTGACTCTGAAAATCGCGTTTCGCGATGGTGTTGATCTCGTTGAGCTTAATCCTCTTCTGAAAATACGATTGTTCAAAATCGGACAAAATCGTATTGGCCTCCGAACCTTCAATCTTAACATGATCAAACAGCTCCCCTCCACCTGTATCTGTAACCATCAACTGTGTGGAATTATCCAATAACAAGTGAATGAAGTTACGTTGGTAATCGTTTGTGAATTCAATAGCCAATGAATTATTCCGGACAAAATACAGGCGGTAGAAGCGAGGATCTTCAGGCAAATCGTTTCCGGAAAGGGTGAAATTACCATCCGGATCAACAAAGGCTTCATTGATGACAAAATCGGGAGAAGCAACAAAGAGATTTTCCGGCGATTGTATTGATGCAAGGTAAACACGGGGCTGCCAATCCTCCGACAGCTTCACTTGCCCCTTCAGTTCATAAGCGTGTACCGACTGAATGGACAGTAATAAAAATGGTAGTAAAAACAGAAATTTCTGCATAAATCGAGTTCTAGACCCCCTAAAAATAGCAAATCCCGAGTACATTAACCCGGGATTTACAATTATTTAGAGTATTATTTCCTCCATGTTCTCGTCGAAAAACTGGTAATCGAGAAAACTCAAGGAGTTTACTTCTTCTACTGCGACTTTGCGCATAAATTTCAAAGCCCACTTCCGACGCTGTGACATAAATCCACGTGTCAGGTAAGCTGCAACATAAGGATGAACTTTAATAGTCAACTTCCGCTTATTCAAATCTTTGAAAATGTAATTGACCTTGTTGTCCAGTTCATCAGTAAAGAGAATCGTCGGCGTCACTTTCCCGGTGCCCTTACATGCCGGACAAACCTCTGCGGTTTCCACATGTTCCTCAGGGCGAACCCGTTGGCGGGTGATCTGCATCAAACAAAACTTGCTCAGTGGCAAAATGTTGTGTTTTGTTCGATCGACATCCATCGCCTCCTTCATGCGTTCAAAAACCTTTTGTCGGTTTTCGGAATTATGCATATCGATGAAATCGATAACGATAATTCCCCCCATGTCTCTAAGCCTCAATTGTCGTGCTATTTCTTCGGCAGCGGCCAGGTTCACTTCCAGTGCGTTCGTTTCCTGATCCACACCGGCTTTCGACCGGTTTCCGCTGTTTACATCGATCACGTGGAAAGCCTCCGTGTGTTCGACGATTAAATACGCCCCGTTTTTAAACGAAACGGTCTTTCCGAAAGACGACTTAATTTGTTTCTCAACCCCAAAATGCTCAAAAATTGGTTGTCCGCCTTTGTAAAGCTTCACAATCTTTTTCTTTTCCGGGTCAATAGTACCAAGGTACTCTGCAATGTCTTCGGCGACTTCAGCATCGTTAACAATGATGCTATTGAAGTTTGGGTTGTAAATATCTCGAAGTAGAGCCGTTGTCCGATCCATTTCCCCAACGATCAGCGAGGGTGCTGACGCCTTCTTTAATTTTTGGAAGATGGTTTCAAATTTTGCCACCAGTTTCTTCAGCTCCTGGTCTAGTTCGGCAACCCGTTTCCCTTCGGAAACAGTTCGGATAATGACTCCATATTTCTTCGGCTTAATGCTTTGAATCAGCTTCTTCAGCCTGTTTTTTTCTTCGGTTGAGCTAATTTTCTGCGAAACACTAACTTTTTCGCTAAATGGCATCAACACTAAATTTCTTCCCGCTACCGATAGTTCGGAAGTTAAACGGGGGCCTTTGGTTGAAATTGGCTCTTTGGCAATTTGCACCAAAATGTTCTGGCCTGCTTTTAACACTTCCGTAATTTTGCCCTCTTTATTAATATCGGGCTCGGAGTGAATCTTTGATACCGAAGAAATACGGTTCTTTTTCGAACCGGCAATTTTCATAAACTTGTTTAAGGTTGAAAATTGCGGGCCCATGTCGAGATAATGCAAAAATGCATCTTTTTCGTACCCAACGTCGATGAATGCAGCGTTCAAGCTCGGCATAATTTTCTTGACTCGACCTAAATAGATATCGCCAACTGCAAATTTTGCTCCGCTTCTTTCCCTTGATAGTTCAACTAAGCGTTTGTTTTCTAATAAGGCAATAACGACTTCTGAGGCAGTGACATCAATAATCAGATCGCTACTCACAACGTTACTTAATTTGATAAATTTTTAAGCGTATAAAATACGACTTGTAAAACGGATTAAACCTAAAGCACCCTGTACTTTAGGTTTAACCAACAGCTCATAAGTTTTACCTAAAATAAAACTTATTTTTTCTTCTTATGTCTGTTTTTACGTAGTCTTTTTTTACGCTTGTGCGTAGACATCTTGTGTCTTTTTCTTTTTTTTCCGCTTGGCATAATTCTTATTTTTTAACTTGGTCTTTAACTTGAGATACGAACGTTTTAGCCGGTTTGAAACTTGGGATAAAATGCTCAGGAATAATGATTGTTGTATTTTTTGAAATATTGCGTGCAGTCTTCTCAGCTCTCTTTTTTACGATGAAGCTTCCAAATCCGCGCAAATACACGTTTCTTCCCTCTGTCAATGAATCCTTTACAGTTTCCATGAAAGCTTCAACAGCTTTTTGCACCGTTACTTTTTCGATGCCAGTGTTCTTGCTAATTTCGTTAACAATATCTGCTTTAGTCATCTCTAAAATTATTTAGTTTTCAATAAATTATAAAATCGTGTCAAATGGTGTGCAAAAATAAAAATTATTTGAGAACTAGAAACATATGAAATGAATTATTTTTGCAATTCACGTAGATTCTAAATAGTTATGGTGTATTTCGAGGGGTTCGGACAGATTATTCAACAATGGTACAAACAATTCAAACGGCATCTTCCCTGGCGTGAAACATCTGATCCCTACCTGATATGGCTGTCGGAAATTATTCTCCAGCAAACCCGCATTGATCAAGGATTGGCGTACTTTAACCGGTTCGCAGAGAACTATCCCACGGTTGAAAAACTGGCGGCCGCCTCCGAAGACGAGGTATTAAAATTGTGGCAAGGACTTGGGTACTACTCCCGAGCACGAAATCTTCACTTTACCGCGAAAACAATCACCAGGGAGTTTGGTGGACAATTCCCAAAACAATACAGTGATATAATAAAACTAAAGGGAGTTGGCGAATACACGGCTGCCGCGATCGCCTCAATCTCCTACAAACAGCCATATGCAGTGGTGGACGGAAATGTCTACCGGGTACTTTCACGCATTTTTGGGATCGACACACCTATAGATAGTACAGAGGGAAAAAAAGCCTTCAAACAACTGGCGGAAGATTTGCTGGATCGCAATAATCCGGGAGACCACAACCAGGCAGTGATGGAATTCGGAGCAATACAATGCACTCCAAAAAATCCGAATTGCGCTGCCTGCCCCTTCTGCGACCGCTGTTTTGCTTTGCAGGGAAAAGCGATAGAACGCCTGCCTGTCAAACAAGGTAAAGTAAAGATCCGCCACCGTTATTTTAATTATCTGGTTTACGACCTCGAAGAATCTACCTTTTTGACCAAAAGAACCTCCAACGATATTTGGAAAAATCTTTATCAATTTCCCTTGATTGAAACAGCGTACAAAGCGGAAGTTGAAAGTTTGCACCTGGAATCAGAGCTACCTATTAATAATAGTATCGGTGATATCTCAGAGGTGACCGATTGGAAGAAACAAGTTTTAAGCCACCAGCACATTCACTATCGGTTTATTCACGTTCAGTTAAAAAACAAAAAAAATCTCCCAACCGATTTGATCGAAGTGAATAAAAAAGATATTTTTAACTTCGCTGTTCCAAAACCGGTCGAAAAACAACTAAATTATTTGAACTGGTTTTGATGCATTCGTATTGAGAAATGACACCGTTCATCACAAGAATAGCTACATTCATGAAATACTGATAGTTACAGAAACAAACAGACTATCATTTTTCGTACATTGAATGTTATTAATTTAAAACGAATCTAACTATGTCAGTAAACAAAGTTATTCTAATTGGCAATGTGGGACAGGATCCCGAGGTAAGACATCTGGATAAAGATGTGACTGTAGCTAACTTTTCATTGGCAACTTCAGAAAGTTATACCGCCAAAAACGGTGAAAAAGTAACCACAACCGAGTGGCACAATATCGTTGTTTGGCGAGGATTGGCTAAAGTAGTGGAACAATACGTAAGCAAAGGTGACAAACTGTACATTGAAGGCCGTATTCGCACCCGCTCGTGGGACGATAAAGACGGCAATAAGCGCTATACCACTGAGATATATGCTGACAACCTGGAAATGTTGACACCGAGAGGACAGTCGACCGGTGGTGGCCAGCAAATGTCGGAACCAAAAAATCAACAGGCAGAATCGGTTAATGAACCTGATTTTAGTTCATCGGAAGAAGATGACCTGCCATTTTAGTAACCAAAACATTAACTAATTGGAAACGGACCCTTTACCTCATTTACTTTCCCTGTCGTGGGATGTGTACTTCCACCCATTGACAGGTTCGGCTGTAATCAGCCTTTTTTTAATTGCATTATTACTTATTTCGTCTGCTCTGATTTCCGGCTCGGAAGTCGCTTATTTTTCGATAAGCCCTAAGGACCGCCAAATGTTGAGCAATCAAAAGGAAAAGAATAGTCATTTTATATTACACAATCTGGAGAATCCGGAAAAATTATTGGCTACCATCCTGGTGGCCAATAATTTTGTGAATGTAGGCATCGTCATTCTGTCGTCGTACGCCACTGAAATGCTGGTTGACTTTACGAATGCGCCTACAGTCGGCTTCATCTTCCAAATCATTGTCATTACTTTCTTCCTGCTGCTTTTCGGCGAAGTTATTCCGAAAGTTTATGCCACGCGGCACTCGTTGCGCGTCGCTCGAATTATGGCACTTCCGCTGAATGTATTGGAACGGATCTTCAGCCCGATCAACGCCATTCTGATTTACTCAACTTCATTTGTAAATCGCAGAATTCAAAAGCACTCACAAAACATCTCTGTTGATGAGTTGTCACAGGCGCTGGAGTTAACCGACGACCACGAGATCTCAGAAGACAAAGATATTCTGGAAGGAATCGTCAAGTTTGGGAATAAAAATGCTGTTGAAATCATGCGGCCACGCGTTGATGTTGAAGCCATCGACATCAAAGAATCACTCGACAAGCTGATCAACCTGATTAACGACTCTGGCTACTCGCGTATCCCGGTGTATTCGGAATCCTTCGATAATATTCGGGGAATTCTTTACATCAAAGATTTGCTCCCCTATACACACAATCGCGAAAATTTCCACTGGCAGTCCATCATCCGGCCACCCTTCTATGTTCCGGAAACCAAAAAAATTGATGACCTGTTGGAGGAGTTCCAAAAGAACAAGGTGCACATGGCCATTGTTGTTGACGAATACGGCGGCAGCTCCGGCATTGTGACACTCGAAGACATTCTGGAAGAAATTGTTGGCGAAATTGCCGATGAGTTTGATGAAGATGAAAACTACTTCACCAAAATAGCGGAGAATAAATACCTGTTTGATGGGAAGATTCTACTTAGCGATTTTTACAAGATTGTCGGGGTCGACGACCATGTTTTCGACGACTACAAAGGTGAAGCAGATACCCTGGCTGGGTTGATTCTGGAGCTGAAAGGTGAAATACCGGCGCTGAACGAGAAAATCTCGTGCCTCAACTTCATCTTCTCCATCGATAGTGTCGACAACAGACGGATTAAAAAAATTAAAGTCGAAATTAAATAGCATTCAAGCTCGTCAATGAAGAAACTGACATTTATTCTTATTCTGTACTTGTTCTTTTCGGCCTGTAACGAAACGCATATTCCGAAGCCGCGAGGTTATTTCCGAATCAGTTTCCCGGAGAAATCATTTCACGAAACCAGCGAAAAGTTGCCCTACTCATTCGAGCTGGCCGACTATTCGAAAATCGAATACAAACAAGGCAAACATGCCGAGGGAGAAGAATGGGTAAATGTGGTTACGCCGGCTAACAAAGCCGACCTTCATTTAACCTACCTGAAAGTTGACGGCGACCTGAATCACCATATCGAAGAATCGCGCAAACTGGCATACGATCACTCGATCAAAGCCGACGCGATTAACGAGCGTCTTTACATCAATCCGAAGGAACACGTCTACGGAACCATTTATTATATCGAGGGAAACGCAGCTTCTCCCCTGCAGTTTTATTTAACCGACAGCACCAGCCGTTTTTTGCGGGGAGCATTCTACATCCGTGAAATCCCAAATATCGACAGTATTCAACCGGTAATCGATTTCCTGGAGCCTGATGTAATCCACCTCATCGAAACATTCAAATGGGAATAGTTTTGGATGTATAATCGTAAATTTACCTTTCATTCGCCAAACAGAAAATGCCTCTTTTTCAACAATATCATATCGAAAACGGAATCCTGCTTCTTTGGGAGATGACAGAAAGCAAAGAGGAGATCCTTATGTTTGCGGGCGAATTTGAGCGAGATCCTAATTTCAAGCAGATAACCCACCCGCAACGACAACGCGAATGGCTCTGCGTCCGAAAATTGCTTCAATCTG harbors:
- a CDS encoding Rne/Rng family ribonuclease — protein: MSSDLIIDVTASEVVIALLENKRLVELSRERSGAKFAVGDIYLGRVKKIMPSLNAAFIDVGYEKDAFLHYLDMGPQFSTLNKFMKIAGSKKNRISSVSKIHSEPDINKEGKITEVLKAGQNILVQIAKEPISTKGPRLTSELSVAGRNLVLMPFSEKVSVSQKISSTEEKNRLKKLIQSIKPKKYGVIIRTVSEGKRVAELDQELKKLVAKFETIFQKLKKASAPSLIVGEMDRTTALLRDIYNPNFNSIIVNDAEVAEDIAEYLGTIDPEKKKIVKLYKGGQPIFEHFGVEKQIKSSFGKTVSFKNGAYLIVEHTEAFHVIDVNSGNRSKAGVDQETNALEVNLAAAEEIARQLRLRDMGGIIVIDFIDMHNSENRQKVFERMKEAMDVDRTKHNILPLSKFCLMQITRQRVRPEEHVETAEVCPACKGTGKVTPTILFTDELDNKVNYIFKDLNKRKLTIKVHPYVAAYLTRGFMSQRRKWALKFMRKVAVEEVNSLSFLDYQFFDENMEEIIL
- the gldD gene encoding gliding motility lipoprotein GldD, whose translation is MKKLTFILILYLFFSACNETHIPKPRGYFRISFPEKSFHETSEKLPYSFELADYSKIEYKQGKHAEGEEWVNVVTPANKADLHLTYLKVDGDLNHHIEESRKLAYDHSIKADAINERLYINPKEHVYGTIYYIEGNAASPLQFYLTDSTSRFLRGAFYIREIPNIDSIQPVIDFLEPDVIHLIETFKWE
- a CDS encoding single-stranded DNA-binding protein; amino-acid sequence: MSVNKVILIGNVGQDPEVRHLDKDVTVANFSLATSESYTAKNGEKVTTTEWHNIVVWRGLAKVVEQYVSKGDKLYIEGRIRTRSWDDKDGNKRYTTEIYADNLEMLTPRGQSTGGGQQMSEPKNQQAESVNEPDFSSSEEDDLPF
- the gldE gene encoding gliding motility-associated protein GldE; translated protein: METDPLPHLLSLSWDVYFHPLTGSAVISLFLIALLLISSALISGSEVAYFSISPKDRQMLSNQKEKNSHFILHNLENPEKLLATILVANNFVNVGIVILSSYATEMLVDFTNAPTVGFIFQIIVITFFLLLFGEVIPKVYATRHSLRVARIMALPLNVLERIFSPINAILIYSTSFVNRRIQKHSQNISVDELSQALELTDDHEISEDKDILEGIVKFGNKNAVEIMRPRVDVEAIDIKESLDKLINLINDSGYSRIPVYSESFDNIRGILYIKDLLPYTHNRENFHWQSIIRPPFYVPETKKIDDLLEEFQKNKVHMAIVVDEYGGSSGIVTLEDILEEIVGEIADEFDEDENYFTKIAENKYLFDGKILLSDFYKIVGVDDHVFDDYKGEADTLAGLILELKGEIPALNEKISCLNFIFSIDSVDNRRIKKIKVEIK
- the mutY gene encoding A/G-specific adenine glycosylase, which translates into the protein MVYFEGFGQIIQQWYKQFKRHLPWRETSDPYLIWLSEIILQQTRIDQGLAYFNRFAENYPTVEKLAAASEDEVLKLWQGLGYYSRARNLHFTAKTITREFGGQFPKQYSDIIKLKGVGEYTAAAIASISYKQPYAVVDGNVYRVLSRIFGIDTPIDSTEGKKAFKQLAEDLLDRNNPGDHNQAVMEFGAIQCTPKNPNCAACPFCDRCFALQGKAIERLPVKQGKVKIRHRYFNYLVYDLEESTFLTKRTSNDIWKNLYQFPLIETAYKAEVESLHLESELPINNSIGDISEVTDWKKQVLSHQHIHYRFIHVQLKNKKNLPTDLIEVNKKDIFNFAVPKPVEKQLNYLNWF
- a CDS encoding HU family DNA-binding protein; the encoded protein is MTKADIVNEISKNTGIEKVTVQKAVEAFMETVKDSLTEGRNVYLRGFGSFIVKKRAEKTARNISKNTTIIIPEHFIPSFKPAKTFVSQVKDQVKK